The sequence ATTATTCTAAACCCGAAAAGTCAGATAAAACTATTATGAGAGATATATATGTTTTCGTCATTTGTTGCAATAACAATAGTTGAACCTAATATTTTACTAAACACAATTTGGTTTCTTTTTTAATTATCTTTCTCTCTTAGTTTATAGTTTACCAAATGTTTAACTATTTTTTTAGAGCGTACAACACAACAACGCACAACATTAAAGCGCTTTTATAAAACAGAACACATGACTAACTAAGCCTTAGActcaaagatacttcatgactgaaTGGAGAAACCAGAAAACATCCATTTATACATTATATTATACAAGTTACAAAATAAGAACAGAGAAAAAGCATACCCGGAAGGAACTGGAACCTTTTCCCATTTTGAACAATTTGCTTTCATAATGTGAACTTGTAAAATGTTCTTGAGGCCCCTACATGCATAAGTCTTGGAAAATGGTCATCTTTAGACGTCAAAACTATCTTAAACAATTATATTCTAACATATTTAATGCATCTAAAGAAATCTATACGAAACCTTTTACAATTCTATAAAACATATTTTGAAGTACTATTAGCTTTAACCATTGATAATACAACATCCTGTTGCAGTATAGTTTGGTGAAAAATTAGGTAAGGGATTTAGTTTTTGGATAAGAGTGACATAACTTCATCATAAAAAAAAGAACTACCAGTATGTTACAAAAGGAACAAGAATATTCGCTAAAAAAATACTACCAACCTTAAGCTAGGATCACTCATGCATGGTGTGCAAAACCACCCTTGACCGCAACCATATCCAGAATAAATCAACTATGATAAGAGAGAATGTGAAATTATTTTGAAATCCTTGAAGAAAAACACAAAAACTAGTAACTTTAAGATAATAACTAAGCTGGCTaggctaataaaaaattaattcttaagcAGCGTATAATTACTTATATGATACTAAATGTTCTAATAATTTACATGATAACCATGTCAGTATGCAAAATATGGTTGTAACCACCTAAGGGAGAAAAATATTTGTACCACATTTATACCCCAATGCTAGACAAATCTGCAAAAGACATTCTTACAAATAATACCAGTTAAGATTACTTGagttattatgaataaaaacaatATAACAAACTTATCCTAAACTATAAATTTATaagaaatcaaaatcatataCAGAGACATAGTGTTTCATAGTTTGAATTAAAAACGTTGATCCATGATGTTAATATTCAGAATCTTCTTGGGAATACGTTTTAAAGTAGAGAGGGAATATATTCTTTGAAAACGAAATTCATTTCTTCAACATTTAGTACAAattaaaaacgaaaaaaaaatgtttgaaaatAATTAATCGGTACTCATGCTTGAAGTTAAATATGATTCAATTGATGACATATACTGCAATCTTAATATTCCCGTTATCCAATTCCTCATGATTTTTATACTGAATATGTAAATAACACGGTGTAAAAGGATAATAAATCTTGTCAAACCTTATTTGATATTGGACCTTGTGCCAAGTATGGTTTTTCATCACGTAACTGGTGGAATCCATAAGCAACTTGAGCATCCATTCCTATACggcaacaactttgaaaataagaaacatcaaaaaatttatttaatatgtagagtgaacatttttaatatattAGAAGTTTTTTATGACAATCACAATAAACTGGTGATTCATGAATGACACCGGTGCTTCATGTTATCTAAcgaaaaaataaaattagaacATTTCCCAcctttgatcatcttttctatcTAACGTTAACTTACACCATGTTCCAAAAAATTTAGAGCCACATCATAAATTTGACACAATGAAGTTTTACACATTACGACCTTAACCAACCATCGGGTTTATGACTagcaacaaaagaaaactaacatAAAATCGCTCTTTATCTAATTTTGAACATAAGATGTAACTGATTTTTTCATTTAACTAGTTTAAAAAATTGATCAACTATAAAATGAAAGAATACCTATGCTATAATAGTTGTAAAACACGCCTTCAAAGCATGTAGATGTTTCAGATGTCTCCCCCTCGACATCCAAATCCTGTAAGTATAtaactatataaatatttaagaTACATGTTCTAGAAAAACATTAGAACATCGGGAAAGAAATTAGTATTGGCCAATTTAGCCAACTTGTGTGAAGGGTTAGAAAAACAATATCGACCAACTTTGTGAGAAATTTTACCTACACCTTTGTTTTATTTAAAGTAAAACTTTCGACCAGTACGTCCTGGACATGTTTTGAGTTAACATTTTGTATAAAAATCCCATAACTGACTTGATGAAGATATGCACACCTTGTACTAGAATGAAATGGTAAAGCATGttcataaataaaattaaaatataaaattaaacaaaacaaTTGTCATTCAAACCTTGTCAATAGAACATTCCTCAGTAGGTTTTAACGAGTATGGAAGGTCCACAGTTTCTCCAGAAGGTGTAGAGACTACAATATGCCAGCTGTATCAATATGAAGAAAATAATTTATTAACCAAGAAAAATTGTAAGGAGTGGTGATGGAaagtataaaaaataaaataactgaGAAGTATAAGTTATATACATGCATAAAAAAATGCAACTATTGAACTTAGATTTGTCATAAATAACACAAGATGAGACGCGTAGAAAGTACGAATTTTGGTTTTCCTTTACGTTTAAGCACACGTTAATTGTTATTGAGGAGAACATTATCCACAATGTAACTATTAAGTTTTGACACTTATATATCTTTTGTTAAAAAATATTAATCTAATGCGTATTATAAGATTATTGATATAAATGATTAGCCATCGTaagtatataataataataataataatttttttaattgtcaTCGGTGTGATAACAATCTGAAAATGCTTGCCTATCAAGACGACATATTGGACCTGTAACAGCCTTGTGGAGAAATCTCTTAATGGCCGACTTCCACGCGAAAGGAAACGAACCTCCCTGATGACAAATTTGCATCTTGTTTTAGTATAAGAGAAGATTTCTAATCACTACTTAACAAATTTGCACCACATTAAATCTCTTACCCAACCAAAGCTTCTGGATAGGTCATTTCCTGTACCGAGTGGGATAATTCCTGTTGGAGGAACCGGCTCTCGTTTCTGCTTATTAAGCTCCGAAAGGCTTCCTAATACCCAACCCACTGTACCATCACCACCTGCAACCTGCCAAGAATGATCTTAAAGGCTCTTTAGAGAAAAATGAATGGTGAATAGAACATCTGAGAAATCCCTCAATCGACCGTACCATATAAATATGCACTCATGTACTATTTTAGGTGTGCAAGTTTTAATTAAAGGAATATTTAATATAATTCAAATATGCGAGTAGTTAGTGTTTAGGTTTATATCGACATATTATATTGAAGTAAGTTTGAGAATAACTTTCAGGTTTAAGTTCATGTCAATACGCAAGTATAGGATTGGTTTATTGATAGATAAAAGCAGACATACCACTATCCTCATCTTTTCACGGACTTCTTTTGCACATTCATCGCCAAGAGAAGCCAATTTCTCCAAACAACCCAATCCATATTGGACAAAATCTGGAGGCTTTACAACTGAAAGATCAAAAACCTGCATTATATATGataataaaattatataattataaaaatatttaataataattttttttaagtgTTATGATTGAtgttcaaaaaataaacaaaacgtCAAAAAATACATTACAATCATAGACTCATCGTCATATAGACTTCAAAGAAATTAAATA comes from Papaver somniferum cultivar HN1 chromosome 7, ASM357369v1, whole genome shotgun sequence and encodes:
- the LOC113292772 gene encoding diacylglycerol kinase 4-like, producing the protein MDSPSSGTSESTHWLTTSRSSFVESFRSVRLSAIGRIDKEDLRKRILIPEYLRFAMRDAILSKDINGVGLIISDANCEAPEAPMVVFVNSKSGGRHGPFLKSRLQDIMGEEQVFDLSVVKPPDFVQYGLGCLEKLASLGDECAKEVREKMRIVVAGGDGTVGWVLGSLSELNKQKREPVPPTGIIPLGTGNDLSRSFGWGGSFPFAWKSAIKRFLHKAVTGPICRLDSWHIVVSTPSGETVDLPYSLKPTEECSIDKDLDVEGETSETSTCFEGVFYNYYSIGMDAQVAYGFHQLRDEKPYLAQGPISNKLIYSGYGCGQGWFCTPCMSDPSLRGLKNILQVHIMKANCSKWEKVPVPSGVRAIVALNLHHYGSGRNPWGNLKPEYLEKRGFVEAHADDGLLEIFGLKQGWHASLVMVELISAKHIAQAAAIRLEIRGGEWREAYMQMDGEPWKQSMNNECSTFVEIKRVPFQSLMISGD